In one window of Fusobacteria bacterium ZRK30 DNA:
- a CDS encoding sialic acid TRAP transporter substrate-binding protein SiaP, which translates to MKKIMGLLLTLGMIMTLVGCGGNKEGAAEKFELKFGLTPGVQSNEYKAVKGLADYVAEKSGNRLIIKIYPDSQLGDDREMLSQVKEGSLDLVLAETGRLGLWVKEAEIFQLPYVFDNYDHLRNSLFKTAEGKNLLKKFEEENNWKILTNAYNGSRQTSSNKPIESIEDMKGMKLRVPNAQANLDYAKFVGASPTPMAFTEVYLALQTNAVDGQENPLSAIKSSKFYEVQSYIAMTNHIINDQNYIVGKSTWQKLPEDLQQILADGVEKAGKSHTEMFMNDEKNLINYFQENGVTITEPNLDAFKAALKPVHDEYVNKNGELGKKLLEAINSAR; encoded by the coding sequence ATGAAAAAAATTATGGGATTGTTGTTGACTTTAGGAATGATTATGACTTTAGTAGGGTGTGGCGGAAACAAGGAAGGTGCAGCAGAAAAATTCGAATTAAAATTTGGACTGACACCTGGTGTTCAGTCAAATGAATATAAAGCTGTGAAGGGACTGGCAGATTATGTAGCTGAAAAGAGTGGGAACAGACTAATAATAAAAATATACCCTGATTCACAGCTTGGAGACGACAGAGAGATGCTTTCACAGGTAAAGGAGGGGTCTTTAGATCTTGTTCTTGCTGAAACAGGACGTTTAGGTCTATGGGTAAAGGAAGCGGAAATATTTCAGTTACCATACGTATTTGATAACTATGACCACTTGAGAAATAGTCTTTTTAAAACTGCTGAAGGTAAAAACTTATTAAAGAAGTTTGAAGAAGAAAATAACTGGAAGATTCTTACAAATGCCTATAATGGTTCTAGACAAACAAGTTCAAATAAACCAATAGAGAGTATTGAAGATATGAAGGGGATGAAACTAAGAGTACCTAATGCTCAAGCTAACCTCGACTATGCAAAGTTTGTAGGGGCTTCACCTACACCTATGGCCTTTACAGAAGTTTATCTTGCACTTCAGACTAATGCAGTGGATGGTCAAGAAAATCCGCTTTCAGCAATAAAGAGTTCTAAATTTTATGAGGTTCAGAGTTATATAGCAATGACAAACCATATAATCAATGATCAGAACTACATTGTAGGGAAAAGTACTTGGCAAAAGCTTCCAGAAGATCTTCAGCAAATATTAGCTGATGGAGTAGAAAAAGCAGGAAAATCTCATACTGAAATGTTTATGAATGATGAGAAGAACCTAATAAATTACTTCCAGGAAAATGGTGTAACTATTACTGAGCCTAATTTAGACGCTTTCAAAGCAGCACTTAAGCCAGTACATGATGAATACGTAAATAAAAACGGTGAATTAGGTAAGAAGTTATTAGAAGCTATAAATTCGGCAAGATAA
- a CDS encoding TRAP transporter small permease — MKKILKYYEEYLGGILFSVMFITLIIQIFSRQILNKPLIWTEEVARLVFVYIAMLGVTLGIKYDQHVGIEVLSDKFSPRAAKVMDIVKTILTGIIIVLLIVIGLGITKRKASLDLISLGISSGYLYGALPLGGVMMGIRYIEKIYYRRKAKKLNEVEVR, encoded by the coding sequence ATGAAAAAAATATTGAAATATTATGAGGAATATCTGGGTGGAATTCTATTCTCGGTAATGTTTATAACACTTATCATACAAATTTTTTCAAGGCAGATATTAAATAAACCTCTTATCTGGACTGAGGAAGTAGCAAGATTAGTATTTGTATATATAGCTATGCTTGGAGTTACACTGGGGATAAAATATGATCAACATGTGGGAATAGAGGTTCTCTCAGACAAGTTTTCTCCAAGGGCAGCTAAAGTTATGGATATAGTAAAAACTATATTAACAGGGATAATCATTGTACTTCTTATAGTAATAGGCTTAGGAATAACCAAAAGAAAGGCCTCCCTTGATTTGATATCACTTGGAATATCATCGGGATATCTGTATGGAGCTTTACCGTTAGGGGGAGTTATGATGGGAATAAGATATATAGAGAAGATATATTACAGAAGAAAAGCAAAAAAGCTAAATGAAGTAGAGGTGAGATAA
- a CDS encoding ROK family protein: MKIRKFALFDIGGTSIKYGITDSNGNFLLKKTIPTYPEKGSRSLLEHIKRQIDSCKKIYDISGIGISATGQVNYKDGIISAATDLIPGWVGTNIKKYFMDEYKLPVAVENDVNCVALGEMWKGNGRDLNSFISIALGTGIGGGIILNRSLFRGAHYSAGEFGHLKIKDNGRKCKCGDYGCYEAHASTLALVSIVKEVTGEEDITGKEIFEYEKLGKEPYKNLVSKWISDIGDGLKNIIVSFNPEALIIGGGVSAQGDYLLDKIKNDLKEKLQINFYENLEIRIADLKNDAGMLGALYLITQELPKESKLY, from the coding sequence GTGAAAATTAGAAAATTTGCTTTATTTGATATAGGAGGCACAAGTATCAAGTATGGAATAACGGATAGTAATGGAAATTTTTTATTGAAAAAAACGATTCCTACATACCCGGAGAAAGGAAGTAGAAGCTTACTAGAACATATCAAAAGACAGATAGACAGCTGTAAAAAAATATATGATATTTCTGGAATAGGAATTAGCGCTACAGGACAAGTTAATTATAAAGATGGAATAATATCAGCAGCAACAGATTTAATTCCGGGTTGGGTTGGTACGAACATAAAAAAATATTTTATGGATGAGTACAAATTACCAGTAGCAGTAGAAAATGATGTTAATTGCGTTGCCCTAGGAGAGATGTGGAAAGGGAATGGTAGAGATTTGAATAGTTTTATTTCTATAGCTCTAGGAACTGGTATAGGGGGAGGAATAATCTTAAATAGGAGTTTATTCAGAGGAGCACATTATTCCGCAGGGGAATTTGGACACTTAAAAATTAAGGATAACGGTAGAAAATGTAAGTGTGGTGATTACGGATGTTACGAAGCTCATGCTTCTACCTTGGCTCTTGTATCTATTGTAAAGGAAGTAACTGGAGAGGAGGATATAACAGGAAAAGAGATATTTGAGTATGAAAAGTTAGGAAAAGAACCATATAAAAACTTAGTTTCTAAATGGATAAGTGATATTGGTGATGGTTTAAAAAATATTATTGTATCATTCAACCCTGAAGCATTAATTATAGGTGGTGGAGTATCTGCCCAAGGTGATTATTTACTAGATAAAATAAAAAATGATTTAAAGGAAAAGCTGCAAATTAATTTTTATGAAAATTTAGAGATTAGAATTGCTGACTTAAAAAATGATGCAGGCATGTTGGGGGCACTATACTTAATAACTCAAGAACTTCCAAAAGAAAGTAAATTATATTAA
- a CDS encoding GNAT family N-acetyltransferase, producing the protein MKDLKLESERLTLRKIKKEDFDEISIILKDKEVMYAWEKGFSNDEVNQWIDKNIERYKRDGYSYLIAHEKESGECIGLMGPLIETIDNNNFAGIAYILNKKCWGKGYALEGTKVCLDYLFKVIKVEEVVAQIKYNNLSSIKVAKNLKMSKKGQYNRIYDDKTMLHYVYSISKDEFLNDTIT; encoded by the coding sequence ATGAAAGATCTAAAATTAGAAAGTGAAAGATTAACCCTGAGAAAAATAAAAAAAGAAGATTTTGATGAGATATCTATAATTTTAAAAGATAAAGAAGTTATGTATGCCTGGGAAAAAGGATTTTCAAATGACGAAGTTAATCAATGGATTGATAAAAATATTGAAAGATATAAACGTGATGGTTATAGCTATTTGATAGCCCATGAAAAGGAATCTGGAGAATGTATAGGTTTAATGGGTCCATTAATTGAAACTATAGATAATAATAATTTTGCTGGGATAGCATATATTTTAAATAAAAAGTGTTGGGGAAAGGGATATGCTCTAGAAGGAACAAAAGTTTGTCTAGATTACCTTTTTAAAGTTATTAAAGTTGAAGAAGTTGTTGCGCAGATTAAATATAATAACCTTTCATCAATAAAAGTTGCGAAAAATTTAAAAATGTCAAAGAAGGGCCAGTATAATAGAATTTATGATGATAAGACCATGCTTCATTATGTTTACTCAATTAGCAAGGATGAGTTCTTAAATGATACCATAACTTAA
- a CDS encoding SDR family oxidoreductase: MKRLVVITGASSGFGMELAKEFSKDGYPTLLLARRVEKMEALNLPNTMCKKVDVTDKVEFENAIREAEVKYGKTDLIINNAGMMLLGDIATQDTNEWQTMLNVNVMGVMNGMQIVMNDMKERQFGTIINLSSIAGLKPFGGHAAYCATKYGVTGLTEVARQEMSSHNVRVLSICPGAVATELLGHTTDKDIINGYEAWKEAVGATNITANDVAKTIKYAYELPQSVSLREIVITDTKQDA; this comes from the coding sequence ATGAAAAGATTAGTAGTAATTACAGGAGCAAGTAGTGGATTTGGTATGGAGTTAGCAAAGGAATTTTCAAAAGATGGATATCCTACACTACTATTAGCAAGAAGAGTAGAAAAAATGGAAGCACTTAATTTACCAAACACAATGTGCAAAAAAGTAGATGTAACTGACAAAGTTGAATTTGAAAATGCAATAAGAGAAGCTGAAGTGAAATACGGGAAAACAGATTTAATAATAAATAATGCTGGAATGATGCTCTTAGGAGATATAGCAACTCAAGATACCAATGAATGGCAAACTATGTTAAATGTAAATGTAATGGGCGTAATGAATGGGATGCAGATAGTAATGAATGATATGAAAGAAAGACAATTTGGTACAATAATCAATTTATCTTCAATAGCAGGATTAAAACCATTTGGTGGTCATGCTGCTTATTGTGCAACAAAATACGGAGTGACAGGTCTTACAGAGGTTGCAAGACAAGAGATGTCCTCTCACAATGTAAGAGTATTATCTATTTGTCCAGGAGCAGTCGCAACAGAATTATTAGGCCATACTACAGATAAAGATATTATTAACGGATATGAAGCTTGGAAAGAGGCAGTAGGAGCCACAAATATAACGGCAAATGATGTAGCAAAGACTATTAAATATGCTTATGAACTACCCCAATCAGTATCTTTAAGAGAAATTGTAATTACAGACACAAAGCAAGATGCATAA
- a CDS encoding thioesterase domain-containing protein, protein MDKVELQKYIIENIPIVKEMGFVIENIGNNEVVVSGEYKKHINHTNSVFGGSISSVMTLAGWGRVRILIEDIDNNAVILIKSNSTDFIKPVVEDYVVITEPLLEKDIAKLKKVYNKFGKGRIIVNAVLKHKNSCEVLAKFTGEFVAIKK, encoded by the coding sequence ATGGATAAGGTTGAACTTCAAAAGTATATTATAGAAAATATACCTATCGTAAAGGAAATGGGATTTGTTATTGAAAATATAGGGAATAACGAAGTTGTTGTTTCAGGAGAATATAAAAAACACATCAATCATACTAATTCTGTATTTGGAGGAAGTATTTCCTCTGTGATGACTTTAGCAGGTTGGGGTAGAGTTAGAATTTTAATAGAAGATATTGATAATAATGCGGTCATTCTTATAAAGAGCAATAGCACTGATTTCATAAAACCTGTAGTCGAAGACTATGTCGTAATTACAGAACCTCTTCTGGAAAAGGATATAGCAAAGTTAAAAAAAGTATATAATAAATTCGGTAAAGGCAGGATTATAGTCAATGCTGTTTTAAAACATAAAAATTCATGTGAGGTTTTAGCTAAGTTTACAGGGGAATTTGTTGCAATAAAAAAATAA
- a CDS encoding TRAP transporter large permease, producing MYVGIMFGVWLVLLAIGFPVGFSLIISALLFFFITGDWNLVYFAGSQFVDQLNSFSLLAVPFFILTGILMNSSGITDRIFNFAKSMLGHYTGGMGHVNVAASLLFSGMSGSALADAGGLGQLEIKSMRDEGYDDDYSGGLTAASCIIGPLVPPSSIMVIYGVVANQSISKLFLAGFIPGMLTAALLMITAYLLAKKRGYKKAPKATFAEKKIAFKESFWALLTPIIIIGGIFSGFFTPTEASVVATVYSIFLGVFFFKELTIKKLFEDFIEAVKVSGVTCLMIMGVGIFGQVIAREQTAIKVAEYFISIANSPLMLLVMINLTLLFLGMFIDALPLIILVVPIFVPAVMSVGIDPIFFGVMVIFNLMIGILTPPMGTALFVVSRVGNIPSHVIIKGIIPFLIPLLITLVILTLFPQIIMFLPNLLG from the coding sequence ATGTATGTAGGAATTATGTTTGGGGTGTGGCTTGTACTATTGGCTATAGGATTTCCAGTAGGATTTTCACTAATAATCTCAGCCCTTTTATTCTTTTTTATAACAGGAGACTGGAATTTAGTATATTTTGCAGGTAGTCAGTTTGTAGACCAGTTAAATAGTTTTAGTTTACTTGCCGTACCGTTTTTTATTCTGACAGGGATATTGATGAATAGTTCAGGGATTACAGATAGGATATTTAACTTTGCAAAATCAATGTTAGGTCACTATACAGGGGGGATGGGCCATGTAAATGTAGCTGCAAGTTTATTATTTTCCGGAATGAGCGGATCTGCTCTTGCAGATGCAGGAGGACTTGGTCAGCTGGAGATAAAGTCTATGAGAGATGAAGGATATGATGATGATTACAGCGGGGGACTAACAGCAGCTTCTTGTATAATAGGACCCCTTGTACCTCCTAGTTCAATTATGGTTATATATGGTGTTGTGGCCAATCAGTCGATATCTAAACTTTTTTTAGCAGGATTCATACCTGGAATGCTGACGGCAGCTCTTTTAATGATAACGGCTTATCTTCTAGCTAAAAAAAGAGGGTATAAAAAAGCACCTAAGGCAACATTTGCAGAGAAAAAAATAGCTTTTAAAGAGTCCTTTTGGGCATTATTAACCCCTATAATTATTATAGGTGGGATATTCTCCGGATTCTTTACTCCAACAGAGGCCTCGGTAGTAGCAACGGTATATTCAATATTTTTAGGTGTATTCTTTTTTAAGGAGCTTACAATAAAAAAATTGTTTGAAGATTTTATTGAAGCTGTAAAAGTATCTGGAGTAACTTGCCTTATGATAATGGGAGTAGGAATCTTTGGCCAGGTAATAGCTAGAGAACAGACTGCTATAAAAGTAGCGGAATACTTTATTTCTATAGCCAATAGCCCATTGATGCTTCTTGTGATGATAAACCTGACACTACTATTCTTAGGAATGTTTATAGATGCCTTACCTTTAATAATCTTGGTTGTACCAATATTTGTACCAGCAGTAATGAGTGTTGGAATAGATCCGATATTCTTTGGTGTAATGGTTATATTTAACCTGATGATAGGAATCTTAACACCTCCAATGGGAACAGCGCTATTTGTAGTTTCCCGAGTAGGAAATATTCCATCCCATGTAATAATAAAGGGGATAATTCCATTTTTAATACCACTGCTGATAACATTAGTGATCTTAACATTGTTCCCGCAAATTATAATGTTTTTGCCAAATTTATTGGGGTAG
- a CDS encoding YhcH/YjgK/YiaL family protein, translated as MIKGNLKSLDKNLDKDIYTILNKLKDEELLSKELGLHKLDGEDFFVRTEYETKDYEGSFIEAHKKYIDIHVTLCGSEVIEVEDIRKLQVEKEYDEENDCLILSGKTSQKIILEKNDFLVCYPKDAHRVGIKNIDKEKIKKIVVKLLV; from the coding sequence GTGATAAAGGGAAACTTAAAAAGCTTAGATAAAAACTTAGATAAAGATATTTATACGATATTAAATAAGCTAAAAGATGAGGAGTTATTGTCTAAAGAACTGGGGTTACATAAGTTAGATGGAGAAGATTTCTTTGTTAGAACTGAATATGAAACTAAAGATTATGAAGGTTCATTTATAGAGGCACATAAAAAATATATAGATATTCATGTCACTTTATGCGGATCAGAAGTAATTGAGGTAGAAGATATAAGGAAACTCCAGGTTGAGAAGGAGTATGATGAGGAGAATGACTGTTTAATATTATCTGGGAAAACTTCTCAAAAAATAATATTAGAAAAAAATGATTTTTTAGTTTGTTATCCTAAGGATGCACACAGAGTTGGAATTAAAAATATAGATAAGGAAAAAATAAAAAAGATAGTTGTAAAACTTTTAGTTTAA
- a CDS encoding pyridoxal-phosphate dependent enzyme: MKKVLSGKQIESLLEKIPKVKIGFFPTPLHKLKNISKEYGVDVYIKREDMSGPSSFGGNKVRKIEYIVGEAIEKNYDTLMTVGSYQSNAALQLAQYCNINNLNAISILGDTKTEGEPKERKGNLLLNSFLGTDIHLVHRDEPKGNYNMNPLWVKVDKKSEEVKKEYEKKGHKVMQVPVGCTSQAGWVSYITVFKEIVEQMKSFDSELDYIFHANGSAGSIPGLIVGKFLMGAKTKMISINNRRYGPGELVSEQDIFDRVKYLFNKLNIEAPADDKIWAEINIDQDYLGKGYGQPTAAGSEAIIEVAKKEGLFLDPVYTGKSFSGLLNYIRSGKIPSGSKVGYIHTGGTGGLFIGTETFHEDLKKHIYKK, translated from the coding sequence TTGAAAAAAGTTTTATCAGGGAAACAAATTGAAAGTTTATTAGAAAAAATACCTAAAGTTAAAATTGGTTTTTTTCCTACACCGCTGCACAAGTTAAAAAATATTTCTAAAGAGTATGGAGTAGATGTCTATATTAAGAGGGAAGATATGTCGGGGCCAAGTAGTTTTGGTGGAAATAAGGTCAGAAAAATAGAGTATATTGTCGGAGAGGCTATAGAAAAGAATTACGATACATTAATGACCGTAGGAAGTTACCAATCGAACGCTGCGTTACAATTAGCTCAATACTGCAATATTAATAATCTAAATGCTATTTCAATCTTGGGGGATACTAAAACAGAGGGAGAACCTAAGGAAAGAAAAGGAAATTTATTATTAAATAGTTTTTTAGGAACAGACATACATCTGGTACATAGAGATGAACCTAAAGGTAACTATAATATGAATCCATTGTGGGTGAAAGTCGATAAAAAATCTGAAGAAGTAAAAAAAGAATATGAGAAAAAAGGACATAAAGTTATGCAGGTCCCTGTTGGATGTACCAGTCAGGCTGGATGGGTGTCTTATATAACTGTATTTAAAGAAATTGTAGAACAAATGAAATCTTTTGATAGTGAGTTGGATTATATATTTCATGCTAATGGTTCGGCAGGTTCTATTCCTGGGTTAATTGTAGGGAAATTTTTAATGGGTGCTAAGACTAAAATGATTTCAATTAACAATAGAAGATATGGTCCTGGTGAATTAGTTAGTGAACAGGATATTTTTGACAGGGTAAAGTATTTATTTAATAAATTAAATATAGAGGCTCCTGCTGATGACAAAATATGGGCAGAAATAAATATTGACCAAGATTATTTAGGTAAAGGATATGGACAGCCTACAGCTGCAGGTAGTGAGGCAATTATAGAAGTTGCTAAAAAAGAAGGACTATTTTTAGACCCTGTCTATACAGGAAAAAGTTTTTCAGGACTGCTTAATTATATAAGAAGCGGAAAAATCCCA
- a CDS encoding type II toxin-antitoxin system HicB family antitoxin, with translation MKDIYIYPAIFSYAAIDDDNDDILVEFPNLDGVFTFGTTPKEAHYRAKNCLESYLYRLEEYGKIIPEPPKKTDIKLKENQAIEMIKVDMKLLRDEMYNKAV, from the coding sequence ATGAAAGATATTTATATTTACCCGGCAATTTTTTCATATGCTGCTATTGATGATGATAATGATGATATTTTGGTAGAATTTCCTAATTTAGATGGAGTTTTTACTTTTGGAACTACACCAAAAGAAGCTCATTATAGAGCTAAAAACTGTTTGGAATCATACCTTTATAGGCTGGAAGAATATGGAAAAATTATTCCTGAACCTCCTAAAAAAACTGATATAAAACTTAAAGAAAATCAAGCTATAGAAATGATTAAAGTCGATATGAAGTTACTCAGAGATGAAATGTACAATAAGGCAGTATAA
- a CDS encoding N-acetylneuraminate lyase has protein sequence MKKELGGVFSALMVAYDENGKINETGTREIIRHNIDIMGVDGLYVGGSTGENFMLATEDKKRIFKIAMDETKGEVKLMAQVGSINLDESIELGKYAKNLGYDSLSAVTPFYYKFDFEEIKYYYNAIIEATQMDMVIYSIPFLTGVNITIDQFAELFENKYIIGVKFTAGDFFLLERMRKYFPEHLIYAGFDEMMLSATVLGVDGAIGSTFNVNGVRAKKIFELTREGKIAEARELQHITNDLIEEILNNGLYQTIKAMLQEQGVDAGYTKQPMKKLSMKKIEKAKELSRKYI, from the coding sequence ATGAAAAAAGAATTAGGAGGAGTATTTAGTGCTCTAATGGTAGCTTATGATGAAAATGGAAAGATTAATGAGACTGGCACTAGGGAGATAATAAGACATAACATCGATATCATGGGAGTAGATGGGTTATATGTAGGAGGCAGTACAGGGGAAAACTTTATGCTGGCTACTGAAGATAAAAAGAGGATCTTTAAGATTGCAATGGATGAAACTAAGGGAGAGGTAAAGTTAATGGCACAGGTAGGATCAATAAACCTGGATGAATCTATAGAACTTGGAAAATATGCAAAAAATTTAGGATATGACTCATTATCAGCAGTGACACCATTTTATTATAAATTTGATTTTGAAGAGATAAAATACTACTACAACGCTATAATAGAAGCTACTCAAATGGATATGGTAATTTATTCTATTCCGTTTTTAACTGGTGTAAATATTACTATAGATCAGTTTGCTGAACTTTTTGAAAATAAATATATAATTGGTGTTAAATTTACAGCGGGAGATTTCTTCCTTCTTGAAAGAATGAGAAAATATTTTCCAGAACACCTTATCTATGCAGGTTTTGATGAAATGATGCTTTCAGCAACTGTACTGGGAGTAGATGGGGCTATTGGCAGTACTTTTAATGTAAATGGAGTAAGAGCTAAGAAGATATTTGAACTAACAAGGGAAGGGAAGATTGCTGAGGCGAGGGAGCTGCAGCACATAACCAATGACCTTATAGAGGAAATATTGAACAACGGCCTATATCAGACTATTAAGGCGATGCTTCAGGAACAGGGAGTAGATGCAGGTTATACAAAGCAGCCAATGAAGAAACTGTCTATGAAAAAGATAGAGAAAGCAAAAGAGCTTTCTAGAAAATATATTTAA
- a CDS encoding LacI family transcriptional regulator, giving the protein MTQKEIASMLGVSRTTVARALKGDESIKPETKNKILKLCEEVGYKKNYVGSILANQKDRKIYAFLVKSKNQKYLEEIIEGLEMLKEETSKYNVSLEIIVTDIAKPKEQIIKLNTILEYNNVDGIIITPMLKEEVVTSLKKYPHIPLVSLDKKINDEISFIGSDYKNSGRIAAGILTKLARAEDKVIVLDSDDDKISSSVYMEGFLEELDASNLKDIKVNYIKNLNNNLDEILKIDSIDEAKYIYTSRYVDKVANFLKDAGLNNIKLMANGIDKETINLIKKDQIVATTKENYFLQAYLAGKIIFNKLNGKKEKIGYTTKTEIVFKENLNQIEANHERDIFKNFNIF; this is encoded by the coding sequence ATGACACAAAAAGAAATAGCTTCCATGTTAGGTGTTTCTAGAACGACAGTAGCTAGAGCCCTCAAGGGAGATGAAAGTATAAAGCCTGAGACTAAAAATAAAATATTGAAATTATGTGAGGAAGTAGGCTATAAAAAAAATTATGTGGGAAGCATCCTGGCTAATCAAAAGGACAGGAAGATCTATGCCTTTTTGGTGAAATCTAAAAACCAAAAATACCTGGAAGAGATAATAGAGGGGCTCGAGATGCTTAAGGAAGAGACATCTAAATACAATGTTTCTTTAGAGATAATCGTGACAGATATAGCAAAACCAAAGGAACAAATTATAAAGCTGAATACAATTTTAGAATATAATAATGTAGATGGAATAATAATTACTCCTATGCTAAAGGAGGAAGTAGTGACTTCTCTTAAGAAATACCCTCATATTCCTCTGGTAAGTTTGGACAAAAAAATAAATGATGAAATATCATTTATAGGATCGGATTACAAAAATTCAGGAAGAATTGCAGCAGGGATTTTAACTAAATTGGCTCGAGCAGAAGACAAGGTAATAGTATTAGATTCAGATGACGATAAGATATCTTCTAGTGTTTATATGGAAGGATTCCTAGAAGAGTTAGATGCTAGTAATTTAAAAGATATTAAAGTAAATTATATAAAAAATCTAAACAATAATTTAGATGAGATATTAAAGATAGACAGTATAGATGAAGCAAAATATATTTATACATCGAGGTATGTAGATAAGGTAGCGAATTTTTTAAAAGATGCAGGACTAAATAATATTAAATTAATGGCCAATGGAATAGACAAAGAAACTATAAATCTTATAAAAAAGGATCAAATTGTAGCTACAACAAAAGAAAATTATTTTTTACAGGCTTACCTTGCAGGAAAGATTATTTTTAATAAATTAAATGGGAAAAAGGAAAAGATCGGATATACGACTAAAACTGAGATAGTTTTTAAAGAAAATCTGAATCAGATAGAAGCAAATCATGAAAGAGACATATTTAAAAACTTTAATATATTCTAA
- a CDS encoding N-acetylmannosamine-6-phosphate 2-epimerase, with the protein MKKGLIVSCQALPSEPLYSSFIMGRMARAAAEGGASGIRANTVEDIKEIKKEVDLPIIGIIKKNYGECPVFITPTMKEVDELYREEVDIIAIDATKRERPDGISMEEFIKNIKNKYPDQLIMADISCAEEAVAATAAGVDIVGTTLVGYTEYTRGFVPLEELARVLDKVKVPVIAEGNIDTPSKVKKALELGASSVVVGSIITRPQFITKRFVEAIKEG; encoded by the coding sequence ATGAAAAAAGGATTAATAGTTTCGTGTCAGGCACTGCCATCTGAGCCTTTGTACAGTTCTTTCATTATGGGAAGAATGGCAAGAGCAGCGGCAGAGGGAGGAGCTTCTGGAATAAGAGCTAATACTGTAGAAGATATAAAGGAAATAAAAAAGGAAGTGGATCTTCCTATAATAGGGATAATAAAGAAAAACTATGGAGAGTGTCCTGTATTTATTACTCCGACGATGAAGGAGGTGGATGAACTCTATAGAGAAGAGGTAGACATAATAGCCATAGATGCAACTAAGAGAGAAAGGCCAGATGGGATATCTATGGAAGAATTTATAAAAAATATAAAAAATAAGTATCCAGATCAACTTATCATGGCAGACATTTCCTGTGCAGAAGAAGCAGTAGCAGCAACAGCAGCAGGAGTAGATATAGTAGGTACTACCCTTGTGGGATATACTGAATATACTAGGGGATTTGTGCCATTGGAAGAGCTCGCTAGAGTACTGGATAAAGTGAAGGTTCCTGTAATAGCAGAAGGCAATATAGATACTCCATCTAAGGTAAAGAAAGCTCTTGAACTGGGGGCCTCTTCTGTGGTTGTTGGGAGTATTATAACAAGACCTCAGTTCATAACTAAAAGATTTGTAGAAGCTATTAAGGAGGGATAG
- a CDS encoding GntR family transcriptional regulator: MINNKMDIIYKDIKDKIYNNTLSKGDRLIERKISETFGVNRIHVKKALQKLEDDNLVLYTPKKGYSVIGISKKYFLEIAKLREVLEKTIIKDVIKNTSQENIDLLANSALRKAIFLENNLVEDAFKETKYFFENLYNFSSYDIIINLLVEYNNLIEIMIKKTFESSEGLQKSIINSRFLQKALIKKDLTLLDEWIHTRYKNICETINEESQISNE, from the coding sequence TTGATTAATAATAAAATGGATATAATTTATAAAGATATAAAAGATAAAATCTATAATAATACCCTTTCAAAAGGTGACCGATTAATTGAACGAAAAATATCTGAAACCTTTGGGGTTAACAGGATACATGTAAAAAAAGCACTGCAAAAATTAGAAGATGATAATTTAGTTTTATATACCCCTAAAAAAGGATATTCTGTTATAGGAATTTCAAAAAAATATTTTTTAGAAATTGCAAAACTTAGAGAAGTCTTGGAAAAAACGATAATAAAAGATGTTATAAAAAATACGTCACAAGAAAATATCGATTTATTAGCAAATTCAGCATTGCGTAAAGCCATTTTTTTAGAAAATAATTTGGTGGAAGATGCCTTTAAAGAAACTAAGTATTTTTTTGAAAACCTGTATAATTTTTCTAGTTATGACATTATTATTAATTTATTAGTAGAATATAACAATCTAATCGAAATAATGATAAAAAAAACTTTTGAATCTTCAGAAGGTCTGCAAAAATCAATAATAAATTCTCGATTTTTACAGAAAGCATTAATAAAAAAAGATTTAACTTTATTGGATGAATGGATCCATACTCGTTATAAAAATATTTGTGAGACAATTAATGAGGAATCCCAAATATCGAACGAATAA